Proteins encoded together in one Candidatus Binatia bacterium window:
- a CDS encoding xanthine dehydrogenase family protein molybdopterin-binding subunit, which translates to MASSIQHSKPFDGAHGRFKIQNWEPEPRTDLQEKVVGKAKYVEDLPDLPGLAHGATLLSPYSHARIRSIDSSKAEKLPGVLGVVHREKLDGLNPLLPEHKHELLKIGPDQNFIAIDKVRFDGELVALVAADDPRTAHRAAGLIEIDYEPLPPVCSAEEALAPGAPLVHEKHGSNLLLEDKLEWGDIEKGFKEAELVFEETYSSPAMFHHPMENIGGCVARFVQDEIDLWAGTTSPFRDTGELAHFFGLDIDKVRIRVPYVGGGFGAKIITNSIVAALFLSRKIQRPVKLSPSAAESFRQNSRHAMVYKARIGVKSDGALTALRVDLLVDTGAYTTGGATTTHNAVISAWGCYRIPHLRIHARCAYTNKVPASHTRATGKVQTTFGIECAIDSVARQMKMEPVEFRKKNVLKRGDFVAKGTPKMDTDYPELIQQAISAIQWDGRSASRNSAPPLHTRVVWGRGLALSLRHGSQGGGRAHALVTMDAKGVVKVQHTAPEIGQGTHNLIGVVAAKTLGIPQSEVKVAQPDTAVHLPFGGVSAQRTTMQMGKAVENACENLKRELVLLACLIKGGKPEEWKVAEGCLWRAENSFPFADIVRSAGGNSVVKAVGAHSAPPMAKDSSFSGMDHWAPSAGAAEVEIDCETGELRVLKFAAVADAGRALHYPSAKGQVEGGAVMGIGHALYEEVIYQDGQLMNGDPFQYRLPVLEDLPPEFYADMLENEDGPGPFGSKGMSQTSIVTVAPAIGNAIYDAVGVRVTSLPITPEKILRAMGKL; encoded by the coding sequence ATGGCATCTTCAATTCAACATTCAAAACCGTTCGACGGGGCTCACGGCAGGTTCAAAATTCAAAATTGGGAGCCGGAGCCGCGGACCGATTTGCAGGAGAAGGTCGTCGGCAAGGCGAAATATGTAGAAGACCTGCCCGACTTGCCCGGACTGGCTCACGGCGCGACGCTCCTAAGCCCGTACTCGCACGCGCGTATCCGCTCGATCGATTCTTCCAAGGCGGAAAAGCTGCCCGGCGTGCTTGGCGTTGTGCACCGCGAGAAGCTGGACGGCTTGAACCCGCTCTTGCCCGAGCACAAACACGAGCTGCTCAAAATCGGCCCCGACCAGAACTTTATCGCCATCGACAAGGTTCGCTTCGACGGCGAGCTGGTCGCCTTGGTCGCGGCGGATGATCCGCGCACGGCCCATCGGGCGGCGGGCCTCATTGAGATAGACTACGAGCCGCTACCGCCGGTATGCAGCGCTGAAGAAGCGCTTGCTCCAGGCGCGCCTCTCGTGCACGAAAAACACGGCTCCAATCTCCTGCTTGAGGACAAGCTCGAATGGGGCGACATCGAGAAAGGTTTCAAAGAGGCCGAGCTCGTGTTCGAGGAGACCTACAGCTCGCCCGCGATGTTCCACCATCCGATGGAAAACATCGGCGGCTGCGTCGCGCGCTTCGTCCAGGACGAGATCGATCTGTGGGCCGGGACCACTTCGCCGTTTCGCGATACCGGAGAGCTCGCGCACTTCTTCGGACTCGACATCGACAAAGTGCGAATCAGAGTGCCGTACGTCGGCGGCGGCTTCGGCGCAAAAATCATCACGAATTCAATCGTCGCCGCTTTGTTTCTTTCGCGTAAAATCCAGCGGCCGGTCAAGCTGAGTCCTTCCGCGGCGGAGAGCTTTCGCCAAAATTCCCGCCACGCGATGGTCTACAAAGCCAGGATCGGCGTCAAGTCGGACGGCGCGTTGACAGCGCTCAGGGTCGATCTCCTGGTCGATACCGGCGCTTATACCACCGGCGGCGCGACCACGACGCACAACGCGGTCATCTCCGCCTGGGGTTGCTACCGAATCCCTCACCTCAGGATTCACGCGCGCTGTGCTTACACGAACAAAGTTCCGGCGAGCCACACGCGCGCGACCGGCAAAGTCCAGACGACCTTCGGCATCGAGTGCGCGATCGACAGCGTCGCGCGGCAGATGAAAATGGAGCCGGTGGAGTTTCGCAAGAAGAACGTTCTCAAGCGCGGCGACTTTGTCGCCAAGGGAACTCCCAAGATGGATACGGACTATCCGGAGCTGATCCAGCAGGCGATCTCAGCCATACAGTGGGATGGCCGTTCCGCTTCGCGGAACAGCGCGCCTCCCCTCCACACACGTGTCGTGTGGGGCAGAGGGCTCGCGCTGAGCCTCCGCCACGGCTCGCAGGGCGGCGGCCGGGCGCACGCGCTGGTGACGATGGACGCGAAGGGCGTCGTCAAGGTCCAGCACACGGCGCCCGAGATCGGACAAGGCACGCACAATCTCATCGGCGTCGTCGCCGCCAAAACCCTCGGCATTCCGCAAAGCGAGGTGAAGGTCGCCCAGCCGGATACCGCCGTCCATCTTCCGTTCGGCGGCGTCAGCGCGCAGCGCACGACGATGCAGATGGGCAAGGCGGTGGAGAACGCCTGCGAAAATTTGAAGCGCGAGCTGGTGCTGCTCGCGTGCCTGATCAAGGGAGGAAAGCCGGAAGAGTGGAAAGTGGCCGAGGGATGCCTATGGCGCGCGGAGAATAGTTTTCCTTTTGCCGATATCGTCCGCTCCGCCGGTGGAAATTCGGTGGTCAAGGCCGTCGGCGCCCACAGCGCGCCGCCGATGGCGAAGGACTCCTCCTTTAGCGGCATGGATCATTGGGCGCCGAGCGCCGGCGCGGCCGAGGTCGAGATCGACTGCGAGACCGGCGAGCTTCGCGTTCTCAAATTCGCCGCCGTCGCCGACGCGGGGAGGGCGCTGCACTATCCATCGGCGAAGGGGCAGGTGGAGGGTGGGGCGGTGATGGGGATCGGCCATGCGCTCTACGAGGAAGTGATCTATCAGGACGGCCAGCTAATGAACGGCGATCCATTCCAGTATCGCCTCCCGGTGCTGGAGGACCTGCCGCCGGAGTTTTACGCCGACATGCTCGAAAACGAGGACGGCCCCGGCCCCTTCGGCTCGAAGGGGATGTCGCAGACTTCCATCGTCACGGTCGCGCCGGCGATCGGCAACGCGATCTACGACGCCGTCGGCGTGCGCGTGACCTCGCTGCCGATCACGCCGGAAAAAATCCTGCGGGCGATGGGGAAATTATAA